AAGATTTAAAACGTGCTTTACACTTTGATGGTATGGAAAAACGCATCAGCGCAGGAACGATGCGTAACAGTGACAGCAACATCAGGAAGAATTAGAACGAGTAAAACAAAATCAGACACAAAGACAAAAGAATCGAACTTCGGCAGCACAAGTCTTAAATAATGTTCAAAGTAAGCTACAAGCAGCTACCAAGCAAGCAGAAGATGCTGAACAAGAACTTACTCAGTATTCTTCAGGCGGTACGCGCTTACAGCAATTGCAACAAGTTTCACCCTTACTGAGTACTTGGAAAGTTATACTAGAACAGACTGTCAAAAGCCGTCAAAAGCTGGAAAAGACGACTTCCGAAAAACAAAAGTATGAAAAAATTTATCAAAAGGCAATTGTCGAATTAGAACAAGCAAGAATAGCACTGCAAGAAAAAGATAAACTCTTACAAGAAGCAGAAGAAGCTAACAAAAAAGTAATTCAAAGCAATCACGCTACTGCATTGCGCCAAATTCTTCATGATGGCGACAATTGTCCAGTTTGTAATAGCACATATCGAGAACCCCAGTTGCTACCTCTGCCAGAAGTTATTCTAGTCGAGACAAAGGAATTATTGCATCAGAAAGCTTCTGCAGAACAAGCACAAAAAGCTACTGAAAATCATTTGACTAAGGCAGAAACCACACTGAATAATTTAAAGCAACAAGAGTTAGAGTATAATCAGGATTTGGTAGCCAATGAGACTCGATTAACTAATTTACAACAAGAAATTAGTGGTGTATTGCATACAGATTCTTGGGAAGCAGATGCACTGAACCAAGAGCTTAAGATACTGCAAGAAAATGATCTCAAATATCATCAAGCTTTGACAAAACACAAAGACGCAGTAGCACTAGTACTTCAAACTCAACAAGCCTTAGAATCAACTAGAAATACCCATAATACAGCTTCGGAAGAATACCAAAAGGCTACTCAAGAAACAGAACGTTGGCAACAATCGTTACAGGAAGTTGAAATTAAACTTCATGAAATGACTGGCGGTAAATCTTACGCCGAGTTGCACGCAGCATTAGAAAAAGAAAAGCACGCGCTACAGAAACAAGAACAACAAATTACCGAATCATATCAAGCAGCAGATAAAAAGGTTATTCAATGTGAAACTGAAAACAAAGAAGCTACTAATAATGCAGAGGCTGGGCGTATTCAAAGAGAACAGTTACAAATGACTTGGGATGCTGCACTCAAAGGCGCAAGTTTTACCGAAGAAAGTTTTATAAAACTATCAGCAGAGTCTGCACAGCAAGCAAGTTGGCAACAAGCAATTACAGATTACAATAATGCCAAAGTGAAGTTAGAAACTCAAGTTGAGGAAGTAAAGTTGCAAGTGGGCGATAGCACAAGCGATGAATTAACTATCAACTCTCAGCGTGATGCGAAAAATACTGCTTCCCAAGAATTCCAACAAGCGCAAGATCAACGCGCTAATTTAAAAATTTGGATGCATAATACAAAATTAAACCAACAACAAGCTGAGAAACTACAGTCAGATTTATCCAAAGTCAAAGAACAAGCGCAGACCTATACTACCCTGACTCGGAACCTCAAGTCAGATGAATTTCAAGCGTACATCCTAGAACATCTCGAAACAGATTTAGTGACTCGTGCTACAGATGCTTTACGGGAATTGACTGATTCTCGATACGCGTTAAAACTTCAAGAAGGCGATTACTGGGTTGAAGATAACTGGAATGGTGGTGAGTCAAGGCGAGTGCAAACCCTTTCGGGTGGTGAAACATTTGCTACTTCGTTGTCAATGGCATTAGCATTGTCAGAAAAACTTTCGATGGGTGCAGAATTAGGCAGTTTGTTTTTAGATGAAGGATTTGGAACTCTGGATGCAGATACCCTAGAAAGCGTTACCCAAATTCTGGAATCCTTACGACAACAAGATAAATTGATCGGAATCATTACTCATGTTAAGGCACTTGGAGAGCGATTGCCCACACAAGTTAAGGTTCGCAAGTCTCCAGAAGGTTCTAAGATAGAAGTTGAGACATTTTGAAATTTATGTCTAAGTGTCAAAATCAAGTGTTTCAAATTTTTACACAGAATTAGAATCAACTTCATTCCACAGGCGCTGTAACTGATAACGCCATACAGTTAAAACTTCCTCTCTGGCTTGTGAAGTTTGATCTAGTTCACCCATCAATCCTTCTGCATAAAAGCGTTCTAAGTTTTGCATTGTGGCTTCTAAAGACTGATTTTGCAGTTTAGCCGCTATCACAATCTGCCGAATGCGTTTTTCAATCAGCCGGTTAAAGACATTATCTAAACCATTTTGATACAGAGAAATCAGTTGGGCGATCGCATTTCCAAAATCTTCTGGCGTTAAACTATTGCAGTTGTGCTGAAATACCCCCCATAAAACTCCTTGCTGCAACGCATAACGTACTTCTTGAGTTTCTTCAAAGTTTGCTTCTAAAAACTGTTCTAAAAAAGGTAGAGCCTCGGACACTGGCATAATCGGTAATAAAATGCGTAATCCGCTTTCATCATCTGACAGCAAAACTAGCAGCCGAAACTTGGGAGTTTCTACTTGCCAAGAACCAGGTGCAATAGCATTGACAGACGCTGCACCAAATAACTCTTTGAGCGTATCCGCGATTTGCGAGGGTGTCATAGTCTTTTTTTTCGCTTCAGTTTCTAGCGTACCTTTTTCAGGTAGCAATATTATCTGCTTTCCTCATAAGTCTTTCTTTTGAGGTAACTAGGTAAGCGTAATTAATTCTTAAGATAAAACCTCACCCTCAATCCGTCTCCTTATTAAGGAGAGGGAAGCTGGAGGCAGGGTGAGGTTTTATATTTAATTCAAACCGCCTACCTAGCTGTCTTTTCATTAATTGCTATTTGCTTTAAATTTCTTGACAGAGGTGCCTGATTAATTCTTCAAACCTTTCTGATAAATTAAAAATACTGAACCAATTGGCCCAGGGTTTTCCACATAAATTTTCTTATTATAGTACAGCCCTGGAGACATTCCTCCATCAAATAACATTCCTTCTTGAATCTTGCCTAAACAGTTGTTGCGAGCAATTCCTTCAAGAACATCATCAAGCATATCTGGTAAAAGCTCTTGATTAAGTTCAGATACTTGAATATCGGAATTTGCCTTCATATCATTGACGAGTAAAATGACATAACCTTTATGAGTAATAGCTACAAGAGAGCGATTTCTTGCTTGTTTGCAAGCAAGTTCTCCTAAATCTTGACAAATATCTTTAAACTTGCCGTTACGATAGAATCTACCATTTCCTCCTACTAAGTTATAGTTTAGATCATTATCCTTTCTTCTTCCTACTTGAAGAGTTACCTGACGCTGGTTTGGTTTAGCTGCTGATATACCGAATGAAGAACGTTTATTCTTAAAATCTCCTGAATATTCCACTCCCCGAGAAATGTTTAACCCTTGAGGTTTATTATTAGTATCGATGTAGTCCGCATTAATTCCTGCAATTGGTAGTTGCCCGTTTAATTTGGCATTTTCGTTACTGACGAGTTCATGAAATAATTTTGGTATATATTCTTGACGAAATTTTCCTTTATTATCTTTTGCATAAAGCTGATGAGACAAACCCAGATTGACTTTGAAGTCTAAGGCTTCTGATTTTGGGTTAAAAATAATGACATGGTTAATACCTTTTGTATCTCTTTCTCCCTGATTATTGGTTTTTAAGAATGCAAGACTGAATTTAGCCTTTTGCCCTAAACAAGTTTGAGACGCTTCACTTGATGCGTTGAAGTTAAGATATTTATACCCTGCTAAAAAACAGATAAAGATTATAGATATCCATAAGTAAATTCTTATTTTTTTATAAAAAAGACAAACTTGAGTCATCATAAGTAAACAATTTCTCTAAAAAATTAAAACTTTACATCGATTTCAGGTGCCAAAAATTAAGGGGCAAACTCTTAGTCGATTAAGTATAGCAATCCTACTTGATTTGCTTGAAAGTGCCTGCGCTTTGCGCATAAGTCGTGCATCCTTAGATTACCAACTTTTTTTATCAGTCGGGAATCTTGTTGTTCAATGATTTAGGATTGCTATATCATGGCAATTTATAATATCAGGATTAAGAGGCGATCATGGTGAAAGAGGCGATGCTCCGGAAGAGCCGCCCCAAAAGGGCGATCGCATGATTGCGGGGGCTTTGCCCCATCGCTCTTGTATTCTGCAAAAACTATATATAGCAGGGAACGCTTAACGCTTAACAGACTTTCAAGTCTATTGGTAACCGTGTGTTCTCATTAGTTCGTGTCCTAATCTACCTGGCGACTGCTATACCTCAACACTTATAGAAACTTGCAAGAATATTTTACAGTACGAGGAGTTCCAAACATGATAAATTCTTTGTTACAGCGCTCACTTACAGAAAAAAACTTTACCAAAACATGAAATCTGTTTCACTATATAGACGTGGCAATCTGAACTAGGCTAAGCTAAGATACGATATCTAGTTATACCAATTTTCTATGAATATGAGTTTAATCTTTCTTAAGAATTTTGTCTGGAAGGCTTACACACTTTGGTTGTTTATCACCAAAGATTAAGCAAAAGTTTAATCCAGAATTGGTATTGCGAAACTTGGTTGATAATTTAGATCTAAGTTAAAATCTTTGCCTAAACAAAAAAATATTGTGAGCTACTGCATGAACCCCTGGTGTCAACAGCGCCAAAATCCTAATTATGTGGAGTGTTGTCAAACCTGTGGGAATAACTTATTTGTAAATGAGCGATATCGATTAGTAAAACCGTTGCGCGAATTGCGCCAAGAACAATATAGCGAAGTCTTTGAGGTAGATGATCGGGGGACGCGAAAAGTCCTAAAGATTCTCAAAGAAGACGAGCCTAAGTTGATCGAAATGTTGCAGCGAGAAGCAAGCGTCTTGAGCACTCTCAAGCACCCAGGAATTCCTAGAATAGATCCGGATGGGTATTTCACCATAACTTTGACGCTTGACTACAGTTATAGGATATTGCACTGCTTAGTGCTTGAGAAAATTGAGGGGCAAAACTTATGGCAGTGGTTAGAGCAAAATCAACCAATTTCTCAAAAGCAAGCTCTAGTTTGGTTGCAACAACTTGTAGAAATTCTAGCTTTAGTCCATGAAAACAAACTTTTCCATCGGGATATTAAGCCATCTAACATTATGCTCAAACCTGATGGTCAACTTGTGTTAATTGACTTTGGTTCTGTTAAATATGGCACAAAAGCTTACTTGAATAGTATACGCAAGGGTTTTGAAGGTACGATAATATTGTCATCTGGTTATACGCCTCCAGAACAAATCGAAGGCAAAGCTGTCAAACAATCGGATTTTTATGCACTAGGACGAACTTTTGTCAACTTATTAACGGGCCGCCCTCCAAGTGCATTTGTTGAGGACTTGACAACAGGTCAGTTGATTTGGCGAGATAGGGCTCCTGAAATCTCAAAGCCATTAGCAGATTTAATTGATTCCCTAATGGCTGTATCTCCAAATAACAGACCTGAAAATACGCGGTTTATATTGCAAAGACTAGAAAAGATTAGTCGCGAAACTGATGAATTGATGCAAGCTATAGAGTCATCAATTCGTTCAAGTTTGTCACAACTGCCTCCACCGGTCAAATATTTTACAGAAAAAATTCTCAAAAAGAAACTTCAGCGGTTAGCCAAGCAAAGTAGAATTCCTAAAATAGCTCTTTACGGGCGTTCTGGAGCGGGCAAATCATCTCTGATTAATGCCATTCTGGGACGGAATGTTACTGAGGTTGGCTTAGCCAGAGCAACAACACAAGTCACTGAAATATACGATTATGAGCGCAACGGGTGGAAATTAAGATTCGTAGACTCACGTGGTGTAGGTGACTCACGCGATCATGCAGCCTTTGAACAAGCCATTAACGAAGTCGTCCAAAACAAAGTAGATATCTTCTTATTTGTGATTCCAGCTGATGAGCGAGCATATGTGCCTAGCGATATTGATTTTCTCACTGAACTCAAATCAACGCACAAGCGAAAACATGGAATTGAACTACCAGTTATTTTAGTTTTAAATAAGATTGATCGAATTCAACCCACTTCGGAGTGGAATCCGCCCTATAACGTTTTTGACTCCCAGATTCGCGACGCCGAACTAAAAACAGCCAGACAGCAAGCAAAGGAAGCAAATATTCGTGATTGCGTTATGGCGAGAATCACCGAGTACAAAACTCTGAGTTCAATGTATGTTCATGTTTGTACTTTATGGGATGAGTACGACGATAAACGCTACAACGTAGAAGAACTCGCTCTACAAATATATAAATGTATTCCTGACGAAGCTGGTAAACAGGGCTTTGGAGGAGCAACCGCCGCGATCGCACTCAAGAGAGCTGTTGCTCGGGACTATACATTTGTCGCCGCATGTTTGGCATTTATTGCTGGCTGGTTTCCTTTTGGTGAGCAAAAGGGAGTGTTGTCGATACAACGTCGCTTAGTCAGTATGATTGCCCAAATTGCTACTAACGCAGACCAAAGTAATGAAGCGGAAAAATTATTAAGACAATTAGGTGTTCAACAAGGTGATACGAAATCACATCTGTCTACGACATTGGCAATTGGTGAAGCGGCGATTCGTTATTTTATCGAGCAAGACAGCACTATCGAACAAGCCCAGCAGGCTTTTGCTGAAGAAAAAGAGCGGCGAGAACCAGAATTTCAAGAGGCACTCAAGGGAGGAACTAACAAAGTAGTCAGCAAACTGCGAGAGATAGATCAAGAACTGTATGAGCGCTACGGTTTGCCGCGTATCTATGACGATGATTAAGGATGATATATTGTGAAACTTGACAGAATATTGGAGTCTAAACCAAAACTGAAAAAATTAAAGTGCAAAAAAAGCTGGCTGTCACTGAATTGGAAAATCTGTTTACCCTTGGCAGCTATAATTGTGCTGATTTTGAATTACGCCGCAGTTGCCCAAACTTCCACATCCGCAGTCAAACCCTCTCTAAGCTTAGAAGTAGGTGTAGACACGGTATGGGTGCTGTTCACTGGCTGTTTAGTGTTTTTTATGAATGCTGGCTTTGCAATGTTGGAAACAGGCTTGTGTCGCTACAAGAATGCCGTCAATATATTAGCTCAAAACTTCATTGTATTTGCAGTGGCGACAGTGGCTTTCTGGGTAATTGGCTGTGCGCTTATGTTTGGGGACAACACAAATCCATTGTTTGGAACAAAAGGTTGGTTTTTTGATGGGACAGACCAACAGATGTTTAAATCCCTCAAGTCTGATGTACCTAAGTCAGCTCTATTTTTCTTTGAACTGGTTTTTGCAGGCATAGCAGCAACTATTTTCACTGGAGCGGTTGCTGAACGGATTAAGTTTATTGCATTTTTGACCTTTAGCTTTTTACTGATTGCGATTTGTTACCCAATTACTGGTCACTGGATTTGGGGAGGTGGTTGGCTATCCAAATTAGGATTTTACGATTTTGCCGGTTCGACTGTGGTTCATTCGGTTGGTGGTTGGGCTGCTTTAGTGGGAGC
This portion of the Brasilonema sennae CENA114 genome encodes:
- a CDS encoding SbcC/MukB-like Walker B domain-containing protein, whose protein sequence is MQQVSPLLSTWKVILEQTVKSRQKLEKTTSEKQKYEKIYQKAIVELEQARIALQEKDKLLQEAEEANKKVIQSNHATALRQILHDGDNCPVCNSTYREPQLLPLPEVILVETKELLHQKASAEQAQKATENHLTKAETTLNNLKQQELEYNQDLVANETRLTNLQQEISGVLHTDSWEADALNQELKILQENDLKYHQALTKHKDAVALVLQTQQALESTRNTHNTASEEYQKATQETERWQQSLQEVEIKLHEMTGGKSYAELHAALEKEKHALQKQEQQITESYQAADKKVIQCETENKEATNNAEAGRIQREQLQMTWDAALKGASFTEESFIKLSAESAQQASWQQAITDYNNAKVKLETQVEEVKLQVGDSTSDELTINSQRDAKNTASQEFQQAQDQRANLKIWMHNTKLNQQQAEKLQSDLSKVKEQAQTYTTLTRNLKSDEFQAYILEHLETDLVTRATDALRELTDSRYALKLQEGDYWVEDNWNGGESRRVQTLSGGETFATSLSMALALSEKLSMGAELGSLFLDEGFGTLDADTLESVTQILESLRQQDKLIGIITHVKALGERLPTQVKVRKSPEGSKIEVETF
- a CDS encoding phosphodiester glycosidase family protein — its product is MMTQVCLFYKKIRIYLWISIIFICFLAGYKYLNFNASSEASQTCLGQKAKFSLAFLKTNNQGERDTKGINHVIIFNPKSEALDFKVNLGLSHQLYAKDNKGKFRQEYIPKLFHELVSNENAKLNGQLPIAGINADYIDTNNKPQGLNISRGVEYSGDFKNKRSSFGISAAKPNQRQVTLQVGRRKDNDLNYNLVGGNGRFYRNGKFKDICQDLGELACKQARNRSLVAITHKGYVILLVNDMKANSDIQVSELNQELLPDMLDDVLEGIARNNCLGKIQEGMLFDGGMSPGLYYNKKIYVENPGPIGSVFLIYQKGLKN
- a CDS encoding protein kinase domain-containing protein, which gives rise to MPKQKNIVSYCMNPWCQQRQNPNYVECCQTCGNNLFVNERYRLVKPLRELRQEQYSEVFEVDDRGTRKVLKILKEDEPKLIEMLQREASVLSTLKHPGIPRIDPDGYFTITLTLDYSYRILHCLVLEKIEGQNLWQWLEQNQPISQKQALVWLQQLVEILALVHENKLFHRDIKPSNIMLKPDGQLVLIDFGSVKYGTKAYLNSIRKGFEGTIILSSGYTPPEQIEGKAVKQSDFYALGRTFVNLLTGRPPSAFVEDLTTGQLIWRDRAPEISKPLADLIDSLMAVSPNNRPENTRFILQRLEKISRETDELMQAIESSIRSSLSQLPPPVKYFTEKILKKKLQRLAKQSRIPKIALYGRSGAGKSSLINAILGRNVTEVGLARATTQVTEIYDYERNGWKLRFVDSRGVGDSRDHAAFEQAINEVVQNKVDIFLFVIPADERAYVPSDIDFLTELKSTHKRKHGIELPVILVLNKIDRIQPTSEWNPPYNVFDSQIRDAELKTARQQAKEANIRDCVMARITEYKTLSSMYVHVCTLWDEYDDKRYNVEELALQIYKCIPDEAGKQGFGGATAAIALKRAVARDYTFVAACLAFIAGWFPFGEQKGVLSIQRRLVSMIAQIATNADQSNEAEKLLRQLGVQQGDTKSHLSTTLAIGEAAIRYFIEQDSTIEQAQQAFAEEKERREPEFQEALKGGTNKVVSKLREIDQELYERYGLPRIYDDD